The Paramisgurnus dabryanus chromosome 1, PD_genome_1.1, whole genome shotgun sequence genome includes a window with the following:
- the LOC135779278 gene encoding histone H2B-like produces MPEPAKPAPKKGSKKAVTKSAAKSGKKRKRSRKESYAIYVYKVLKQVHPDTGISSKAMGIMNSFVNDIFERIAGESSRLAHYNKRSTITSREIQTAVRLLLPGELAKHAVSEGTKAVTKYTSSK; encoded by the coding sequence ATGCCTGAGCCAGCAAAGCCCGCGCCCAAGAAGGGTTCAAAGAAAGCCGTCACCAAGAGCGCCGCTAAGAGTGGAAAGAAGCGCAAGAGGTCCAGGAAGGAGAGCTACGCCATCTACGTGTACAAAGTCCTGAAGCAGGTTCATCCCGACACCGGCATTTCTTCAAAGGCGATGGGCATCATGAACTCTTTCGTCAACGACATCTTTGAGCGCATCGCCGGTGAGTCTTCTCGTCTCGCTCACTACAACAAGCGCTCCACCATCACCTCGAGAGAGATCCAGACCGCCGTGCGTCTCCTGCTGCCCGGTGAACTCGCCAAACACGCCGTGTCTGAGGGAACAAAGGCCGTCACCAAATACACGAGCTCCAAGTAA
- the LOC135779285 gene encoding histone H1-like, with amino-acid sequence MAETAPAPAAPPAKAPKKKTAAKAKKTGPSVSELVVKAVTASKERSGVSLAALKKALAAAGYDVEKNNSRVKIAIKGLVTKGTLVQTKGTGASGSFKLNKKQAETKKAATKAKKPAAKKTAAAKKPKAAAAKKTAAKKSLKKAKKPAATAAKKATKSPKKATKSPKKAKKPAAPKKAAKSPKKAKVAKPKTAKPKAAKPKKAAPKKK; translated from the coding sequence ATGGCAGAAACCGCTCCAGCTCCAGCTGCTCCACCGGCCAAAGCGCCCAAGAAGAAAACTGCAGCCAAGGCGAAGAAAACGGGTCCGAGCGTGAGCGAGCTCGTCGTCAAAGCTGTGACAGCCTCCAAGGAGAGAAGCGGCGTCTCCCTCGCTGCCCTAAAGAAAGCGCTCGCCGCCGCCGGCTACGACGTGGAGAAGAACAACTCCCGCGTCAAGATCGCCATCAAGGGTCTGGTGACTAAAGGCACCTTGGTTCAGACTAAAGGCACCGGCGCGTCTGGCTCATTCAAGCTGAACAAGAAGCAAGCAGAGACCAAGAAGGCCGCTACTAAAGCAAAGAAGCCCGCAGCCAAAAAGACCGCAGCTGCCAAGAAGCCCAAGGCTGCAGCAGCAAAGAAGACCGCCGCAAAGAAATCTCTGAAGAAGGCAAAGAAGCCCGCTGCCACAGCCGCTAAGAAGGCGACGAAGAGCCCCAAGAAGGCAACCAAGAGCCCCAAGAAGGCAAAGAAGCCTGCGGCCCCTAAGAAAGCAGCAAAGAGCCCCAAAAAGGCGAAGGTTGCGAAGCCCAAGACGGCAAAGCCTAAAGCGGCCAAGCCTAAAAAGGCCGCACCCAAAAAGAAGTAA
- the LOC135779251 gene encoding uncharacterized protein: MELVKNYVKKAMPSLSSDQMDTLMAKLEELGVLSVDDLSLVDPEDIKDTLPFIQCKRFVRAVKALESDSQAPSQFTRPGPSSTPEPHRFQLPSTPPETADSPSQDTYSVPWHKFPSKVMDDLREKKYIMGKDRREMVRIVAEDYLHKHPGRPGRQKLRELASMIVGQYPASFKLTEPFGNKPFAKDGSETLFRQLEHRIENMKRPQSSLKRRAGGENSTKKRPRNSDQYGCVAWDPIIEGTVCREDLLSKRDDLKRAFQTQDLQESSVRKLMTETYPIQREILNDADTPIGVVKEEWPFLFEVPHLFDHASKLLGFSVQNKLAQELSKKEKGINDFLDSKGMKTGEGPIQLICGIAKYFKEDSYKLFDKKEISADPEVELPVTPCILVRGDQQFKIALDGLLVNDHITSPIVALSYVFSMFYVCNIQYPPEMAFTLEFMQRVFFGINPERGSKAEKKGKKQHFIPPQVCKLVSQLKEFECKQKDSEWAI, encoded by the exons ATGGAACTTGTGAAAAACTATGTCAAGAAAGCAATGCCATCGCTTAGTAGTGATCAGATGGATACACTGATGGCTAAACTGGAGGAATTAGGAGTTCTCTCTGTAGATGACCTGAGCCTTGTTGACCCGGAGGACATTAAAGACACTCTGCCATTTATTCAGTGCAAAAGATTCGTCAGAGCTGTCAAAGCATTGGAATCAG ATTCACAAGCTCCATCGCAGTTTACCAGGCCTGGCCCCTCCTCAACACCTGAGCCACATAGGTTTCAGCTGCCTTCAACACCACCTGAGACAGCCGACTCCCCATCCCAAGACACATATTCTGTTCCATGGCACAAATTTCCCTCAAAAGTCATGGATGACTTACGTGAAAAGAAGTACATAATGGGGAAAGACAGACGAGAGATGGTTCGGATCGTCGCTGAAGATTACCTCCACAAACACCCAGGAAGACCTGGTAGACAAAAGCTGAGGGAACTCGCCAGTATGATTGTAGGACAATATCCTGCCTCCTTCAAGCTGACAGAGCCGTTTGGAAACAAACCTTTTGCAAAAGATGGTTCTGAAACTTTATTTCGTCAGCTGGAACACAGAATTGAAAATATGAAGAGGCCACAAAGCTCACTGAAGAGGCGAGCAGGGGGTGAAAATTCAACAAAGAAAAGGCCCAGGAATTCAGATCAGTATGGATGTGTGGCGTGGGATCCAATCATTGAGGGGACTGTGTGCAGAGAAGACCTGCTGTCTAAACGAGATGACTTGAAACGTGCCTTTCAAACCCAGGATCTTCAG GAGTCATCTGTTAGAAAATTGATGACTGAAACATATCCCATTCAGCGTGAAATCCTCAACGATGCTGATACCCCTATTGGCGTTGTAAAGGAGGAGTGGCCGTTCCTGTTTGAAGTTCCTCACCTGTTTGATCATGCATCCAAACTCCTTGGCTTCTCTGTACAAAACAAGCTGGCACAG GAACTTTCCAAAAAAGAAAAGGGGATCAATGACTTCCTTGACTCCAAAGGGATGAAGACGGGCGAAGGTCCAATACAGCTCATCTGTGGCATTGCAAAATACTTCAAGGAAGACTCTTATAAACTCTTCGACAAAAAAGAG ATCTCTGCAGATCCTGAAGTCGAACTCCCAGTGACCCCATGCATCCTAGTCAGAG GTGACCAGCAATTCAAGATTGCTCTTGATGGGTTACTTGTCAATGACCACATCACCTCTCCCATTGTGGCTTTGAGCTACGTCTTCTCCATGTTTTATGTCTGCAACATCCAATACCCACCGGAGATGGCTTTTACTCTCGAATTCATGCAAAG aGTTTTCTTTGGGATCAATCCTGAGCGAGGCTCCAAGGCAGAGAAGAAAGGGAAGAAACAGCACTTCATACCTCCACAGGTGTGCAAGCTGGTTTCTCAGCTGAAGGAATTTGAATGCAAGCAGAAGGACTCTGAGTGGGCCATTTGA
- the LOC135779003 gene encoding histone H4, whose protein sequence is MSGRGKGGKGLGKGGAKRHRKVLRDNIQGITKPAIRRLARRGGVKRISGLIYEETRGVLKVFLENVIRDAVTYTEHAKRKTVTAMDVVYALKRQGRTLYGFGG, encoded by the coding sequence ATGTCTGGAAGAGGCAAAGGCGGTAAAGGACTCGGAAAAGGAGGCGCTAAGCGTCATCGTAAGGTTCTCCGTGATAACATCCAGGGTATCACCAAACCCGCCATCCGTCGTCTCGCTCGCCGTGGTGGTGTCAAGCGTATCTCCGGTCTTATCTACGAGGAGACCCGCGGTGTTTTGAAGGTGTTTCTGGAGAATGTTATCCGTGACGCCGTCACCTACACCGAGCACGCCAAGAGAAAGACCGTCACCGCTATGGATGTCGTGTACGCGCTGAAGAGACAGGGACGCACACTGTACGGTTTCGGAGGTTAA
- the LOC135779267 gene encoding histone H3, translating to MARTKQTARKSTGGKAPRKQLATKAARKSAPATGGVKKPHRYRPGTVALREIRRYQKSTELLIRKLPFQRLVREIAQDFKTDLRFQSSAVMALQESSEAYLVGLFEDTNLCAIHAKRVTIMPKDIQLARRIRGERA from the coding sequence ATGGCAAGAACCAAGCAGACCGCTCGTAAATCTACTGGAGGCAAAGCCCCAAGGAAGCAGCTCGCTACTAAAGCCGCCCGTAAGAGCGCCCCGGCCACCGGTGGAGTGAAGAAGCCTCACCGTTACAGGCCCGGCACCGTGGCTCTGAGAGAGATCCGCCGTTATCAGAAATCAACCGAGCTGCTGATCCGCAAACTTCCCTTCCAGCGTCTGGTGAGAGAAATCGCTCAGGACTTCAAGACGGATCTGCGCTTCCAGAGCTCTGCCGTCATGGCCCTGCAGGAGTCCAGTGAGGCTTACTTGGTCGGTCTGTTTGAGGACACCAACCTGTGCGCCATCCACGCCAAGAGAGTCACCATCATGCCCAAAGACATCCAGCTGGCCCGCCGTATCCGCGGAGAGCGCGCATAA
- the LOC135779272 gene encoding histone H2A-like, with the protein MSGRGKTGGKARAKAKTRSSRAGLQFPVGRVHRLLRKGNYAERVGAGAPVYLAAVLEYLTAEILELAGNAARDNKKTRIIPRHLQLAVRNDEELNKLLGGVTIAQGGVLPNIQAVLLPKKTEKPAKTK; encoded by the coding sequence ATGAGCGGCAGAGGTAAAACCGGCGGTAAGGCGAGAGCGAAGGCCAAGACTCGCTCATCCAGAGCTGGACTGCAGTTCCCCGTCGGCCGTGTTCACAGACTTCTCCGTAAAGGCAACTATGCTGAGCGTGTCGGTGCCGGTGCTCCCGTCTATCTGGCCGCAGTGCTCGAGTATCTGACCGCTGAGATCCTGGAGTTGGCCGGAAACGCCGCTCGTGACAACAAGAAGACTCGCATCATTCCCCGTCATCTGCAGCTGGCGGTGCGCAATGACGAGGAGCTGAACAAACTTCTGGGCGGTGTGACCATCGCTCAGGGCGGCGTGCTGCCCAACATCCAGGCTGTGCTGTTGCCCAAGAAGACCGAGAAGCCCGCCAAGACCAAATAA